Proteins co-encoded in one Phycodurus eques isolate BA_2022a chromosome 14, UOR_Pequ_1.1, whole genome shotgun sequence genomic window:
- the eml5 gene encoding echinoderm microtubule-associated protein-like 5 isoform X5, whose product MNACEEGFATGGRDGCVRLWDLNFKPITVIDLRETDQGYKVARVENSRGLSVRSVCWRGDHILVGTQDSEIFEVVVHDRNKPFLIMQGHCEGELWALAVHPTKPLAMTGSDDRSVRIWSLIDHALIARCNMEEPIRCAAVSTDGIHLALGMKDGSFTVLRVRDMTEVVHIKDRKEAIHELKYSPDGAHLAVGSNDNSVDIYGVVQRYKKVGECIGSNSFITHMDWSTDSKFLQSNDGSGRRLFYRMPSGKEVTNREELKLVQWASWTCVLGPEVNGIWPKYSAVNDINSVDANFNNQVLVTADDYGLVKLLRYPCIKKGAKCKKYLGHSAHITNVRWSHDYQWVITIGGADHSVFQWKFVPERKSKEALHIAPQETLADSNSEESDSDQSDVPEMDSEIEQETQLTYRRQVYKEDLPQLKEQCNEKHRAIAMKKRERAPGNGLKLHFIHGYRGYDCRSNLFYTQTGEIVYHVAAVGIVYNRQQNTQRFYMGHDDDILCLAIHPLKDFVATGQVGRDSSIHIWDTEMLKPMSVLKGFHQLGVCTLDFSADGKRLASVGLDDNHTIVLWDWRKGEKLSAMCGSKDKIFVVKINPYLPDKLITAGVKHMKFWHKAGGGLIGRKGNMGKTETMMCAVYGWSEEMVFSGTCTGDICIWRDMFLMKTVKAHDGPVFSMHALEKGFVTGGKDGIVALWDDTFERCLKTYAIKRAVLAPGSKGLLLEDNPSIRAISLGHGHILVGTKNGEILEVDKSGPITLLVQGHMEGEVWGLATHPHLPLCATVSDDRTLRIWDLSPSHCMLAVRKLRKGGRCCCFSPDGKALAVGLNDGSFLIVNADTLEDLVSFHHRKDIITDIKFSPGSGKYLAVASGDTFVDIYNVMSSKRVGVCKGCLNSITHLDWDRRGKLLQVNTSAKEQFFFEAPRGKRQTIPATEVEKVDWSTWTCVLGTSVEGIWPVISEVTEVTSACLSHDKKVLATGDDLGYIKVFRYPVRGKYAKFKRYVAHSTHVTNVRWTHEDSLLVTAGGGDTCLMIWTHELETHRELRQCDSEESDIESEDDGGYDSDVTKENEINYTIKALSTNMRPMTGIKPHLQLKEPSVDERQGVVRPPVSRALPQPEKLQTNNVGKKKRPIEDLVLELVFGYRGNDCRNNVHYLNEGADIIYHTASVGIVLNLTTSCQSFYVEHSDDILCLTINQHPKFPNVVATGQVGDTGDMSATSPSIHIWDAMTKQTLSVLRCFHSGGVCSVSFSATGKLLLSVGLDSEHTVTIWKWQEGAKVASHIGHTQRIFVAEFRPDSDTHFVSVGIKHVRFWTLAGRALLSKKGVLSSIEDARMQTMLSVAFGANNLTFTGTISGDVCVWKEHILVRIVAKAHTGPVFTMYTTLRDGLIVTGGKERPSKEGGALKLWDQELKRCRAFRLETGQVIDCVRSVCRGKGKILVGTRNAEIIEVGEKNAACNILVNGHMDGPIWGLGTHPTRDVFLSAAEDGTVRLWDIPEKKMLNKVNLGHPACTISYSPEGDMVAIGMKNGEFIILLVASLKIWGKKRDRRSSIQDIRFSPNSRYLAVGSCESAVDFYDLTLGPQLNRINCCRDIPSFVLQMDFSADSLCIQVSTGAYKRLVYEVPSGKQVTEQSHIDKITWATWTSVLGDEVVGIWSRNTDKADVTCACVSHSGLNVVTGDDFGMVKLFEFPCPDKFAKHKRFLGHSAHLTNIRITNGDRFVVSAGGDDRRYDFKLHHNSQTT is encoded by the exons ATGAACGCTTGCGAAGAGGGTTTTGCCACTGGGGGACGAGATGGTTGCGTCCGCCTGTGGGATCTCAATTTCAAACCAATTACTGTCATTGATCTCAGGGAAACAGACCAAGGATATAAAG TAGCTAGAGTTGAAAATAGCAGAG gGCTTTCTGTGCGTAGTGTTTGCTGGCGGGGAGACCACATCCTGGTGGGCACGCAAGATAGTGAGATCTTCGAGGTGGTGGTCCACGACCGCAACAAGCCTTTCCTTATCATGCAGGGTCACTGTGAGGGCGAGCTGTGGGCGCTGGCTGTGCACCCCACCAAGCCTCTTGCTATGACAGGCAGTGACGACCGCTCTGTCAG GATATGGAGCCTTATCGACCATGCTCTGATAGCTCGATGTAACATGGAGGAGCCGATCCGCTGTGCAGCTGTCAGCACTGATGGTATTCATTTGGCCCTGGGAATGAAGGATGGCTCGTTCACCGTTCTCCGAGTCAG AGATATGACAGAAGTGGTCCACATCAAGGACAGGAAGGAGGCTATCCATGAGCTGAAGTATTCCCCTGATGGCGCCCATTTGGCTGTTGGCTCCAATGACAACTCGGTGGACATTTATGGTGTTGTGCAGAGGTACAAGAAAGTAGGAGAGTGCATTGGCTCCAACAGCTTCATTACACACATGGACTGGTCCACGGACAGCAAGTTCCTACAATCGAACGATGGCAGCGGCAGGAGGCTCTTCTATAGGATGCCAA GTGGCAAGGAGGTGACAAACAGGGAGGAGCTGAAGCTGGTGCAGTGGGCATCATGGACATGTGTGCTGGGTCCTGAGGTTAATGGAATATGGCCCAAATACTCTGCTGTTAATGATATTAACTCTGTGGATGCTAACTTCAACAATCAAGTCTTAGTAACAGCTGATGACTACGGATTAGTCAAACTTCTACGATATCCATGTATAAAAAAAG gtgcaaaatgtaaaaaatatttaggTCACTCAGCCCATATTACCAATGTAAGATGGTCACATGACTACCAGTGGGTTATAACCATTGGTGGAGCGGATCACTCGGTCTTCCAGTGGAAGTTTGTTCCAGAGAGAAAGTCAAAAGAAGCGCTGCacattgcaccacaag agACCTTGGCAGACTCTAACAGTGAAGAATCAGACTCTGATCAGTCAGATGTGCCTGAAATGGACTCGGAAATCGAGCAGGAAACGCAGCTCACGTATAGACGACAG GTTTATAAAGAAGACCTACCTCAGCTCAAAGAGCAGTGCAACGAGAAACATCGAGCAATCGCTATGAAGAAGCGAGAGAGAGCACCTGGGAATGGATTGAAGTTGCACTTTATTCATGG ctACAGGGGCTATGATTGCAGAAGTAATTTGTTCTATACCCAGACTGGTGAAATCGTTTACCATGTGGCTGCTGTTGGGATCGTGTACAACAGACAGCAGAACACCCAACGTTTCTACATGGGCCACGATGATGACATTCTCTGCTTGGCTATCCACCCCCTCAAGGACTTTGTAGCAACAGGCCAG GTTGGCCGAGATTCCTCCATCCACATATGGGACACAGAAATGTTAAAACCAATGTCTGTGTTGAAGGGTTTCCACCAGCTTGGAGTGTGCACTTTGGACTTTTCAG CGGATGGCAAGCGCCTGGCTTCTGTGGGCCTGGATGACAATCACACCATTGTGCTTTGGGACTGGAGGAAAGGGGAAAAGCTCTCAGCCATGTG TGGAAGCAAAGACAAGATCTTTGTGGTGAAAATAAATCCCTACCTGCCTGACAAGCTCATCACAGCCGGTGTAAAACATATGAAGTTTTGGCATAAAGCTG GTGGTGGGCTAATTGGACGCAAGGGGAACATGGGAAAGACGGAGACTATGATGTGTGCTGTCTATGGCTGGTCGGAGGAGATGGTCTTCTCAGGCACGTGTACCGGTGACATTTGCATCTGGAGGGACATGTTCCTGATGAAGACTGTCAAAGCCCATGACGGCCCCGTTTTCAGTATGCATGCTCTTGAAAAG GGATTTGTGACTGGAGGGAAGGATGGTATAGTCGCGCTCTGGGATGACACATTTGAAAGATGCCTCAAGACCTATGCCATCAAGAGGGCAGTCCTCGCTCCAGGCTCTAAGG GCTTGCTTTTGGAGGACAACCCTTCCATACGTGCCATATCGCTAGGCCACGGCCACATTCTTGTGGGAACTAAGAATGGAGAGATTTTGGAGGTTGACAAAAGTGGCCCCATTACTCTGCTTGTCCAG GGTCACATGGAAGGTGAAGTCTGGGGACTCGCCACCCATCCCCATCTCCCTCTGTGCGCCACTGTCAGTGATGACAGAACCCTGCGCATATGGGACCTCTCTCCCAGTCACTGCATGTTGGCAGTGCGCAAGCTCAGGAAAG GTggccgctgctgctgcttctcccCTGATGGCAAAGCTTTGGCGGTCGGTCTGAATGATGGCAGCTTTCTCATTGTGAATGCAGACACCTTAGAGGACCTTGTGTCCTTCCACCACCGCAAGGACATCATCACAGATATCAAATTCTCTCCAG GTTCTGGCAAGTACCTTGCAGTGGCATCAGGAGACACATTTGTGGATATTTACAATGTAATGAGCAGCAAACGGGTGGGAGTGTGCAAAGGATGTCTCAACTCTATCACCCACTTGGATTGGGACAGGAGAG GGAAACTACTCCAAGTCAATACTAGTGCCAAAGAGCAGTTTTTCTTTGAGGCGCCTCGCGGCAAGAGGCAGACCATCCCTGCCACAGAG GTGGAGAAGGTCGACTGGAGTACGTGGACATGTGTTCTGGGTACGTCTGTTGAGGGCATCTGGCCTGTGATCAGCGAGGTCACAGAGGTGACCTCTGCTTGCCTTAGTCATGACAAGAAGGTGCTTGCCACAGGAGATGATCTAGGATACATAAAGGTCTTCAGATATCCTGTTAGG GGCAAGTATGCAAAGTTCAAACGCTATGTGGCTCACAGCACGCATGTTACAAATGTGCGGTGGACCCATGAAGACAGCCTATTGGTGACGGCTGGCGGGGGGGACACGTGCCTCATGATCTGGACCCATGAACTTGAGACCCACAGGGAGCTCAGACAGTGTGACAGCGAGGAGTCGGACATCGAGAGCGAGGATGATGGAG GTTATGACAGCGATGTGACAAAGGAGAATGAGATTAACTATACCATCAAAGCCTTATCCACCAACATGCGCCCCATGACTGGTATAAAACCCCACTTGCAACTAAAAGAGCCTTCTGTGGATGAGAG ACAAGGTGTGGTCAG GCCTCCTGTTAGCAGAGCCCTCCCACAGCCTGAGAAGCTGCAGACCAATAATGTCGGCAAAAAGAAGAGACCCATTGAA GATCTAGTGTTGGAGCTGGTGTTCGGTTACCGTGGCAATGACTGCCGCAATAACGTACATTACCTGAATGAGGGGGCAGACATCATTTACCACACAGCCTCAGTTGGCATCGTGCTCAACTTGACCACCT CCTGCCAAAGTTTCTATGTTGAACACAGTGATGACATTCTGTGCCTGACAATCAATCAACATCCCAAATTCCCCAACGTGGTGGCAACTGGCCAAGTAG GTGACACTGGTGACATGTCAG CCACATCTCCTTCTATTCACATCTGGGACGCCATGACCAAGCAGACATTATCGGTGCTGCGCTGTTTCCACTCAGGTGGGGTGTGCTCTGTCAGCTTCAGTGCCACAGGGAAGCTCTTGCTGTCTGTGGGCCTAGACTCTGAACACACCGTCACCATCTGGAAGTGGCAGGAAG GTGCCAAAGTGGCCAGCCACATTGGTCACACGCAGAGGATCTTTGTGGCCGAGTTCCGTCCAGACTCGGACACTCATTTTGTCTCTGTGGGGATCAAGCACGTCCGCTTCTGGACATTAGCAGGGCGAGCTTTGCTCAGCAAGAAAGGAGTGCTGAGCTCTATAGAAGATGCCCGCATGCAGACCATGTTGTCTGTCGCCTTTGGAGCG aatAACTTGACATTTACAGGTACTATAAGTGGGGATGTATGTGTGTGGAAAGAGCACATTCTTGTAAGGATAGTGGCCAAAGCCCACACAGGTCCCGTGTTCACCATGTACACCACGCTGAGAGATGGCCTCATTGTCACTGGAGGCAAGGAAAGGCC GTCAAAGGAAGGAGGAGCTCTCAAGCTTTGGGATCAGGAGTTGAAACGCTGTCGAGCCTTTCGATTAGAAACTGGACAGGTCATTGACTGTGTGCGTTCTGTATGTAGAGGAAAG GGTAAAATCCTGGTCGGAACCAGGAATGCAGAGATTATTGAGGTTGGTGAGAAGAATGCAGCATGCAACATTTTGGTGAACGGTCACATGGACGGGCCAATTTGGGGTTTGGGGACACATCCAACCAGAGACGTGTTTCTGTCTGCTGCAGAGGATGGGACAGTTCGACTTTGGGACATTCCGGAGAAG AAGATGCTGAATAAGGTGAACTTGGGTCACCCGGCATGTACAATCAGCTACAGTCCTGAGGGAGACATGGTGGCCATTGGCATGAAGAATGGCGAGTTCATCATCCTGCTGGTTGCGTCTCTCAAAATCTGGGGCAAGAAAAGGGACCGGCGCTCTTCAATACAGGATATTAG GTTCAGTCCAAATTCACGCTACCTGGCCGTCGGCTCCTGCGAAAGCGCCGTCGACTTCTACGACCTGACGCTCGGGCCGCAGTTAAACCGCATCAACTGTTGCCGGGACATCCCCAGCTTCGTCTTGCAGATGGACTTCTCTGCGGACAGCCTGTGCATCCAG GTGTCCACGGGTGCTTACAAGCGTCTGGTGTACGAGGTGCCGTCGGGGAAGCAGGTCACAGAGCAGTCCCACATTGACAAGATTACCTGGGCCACGTGGACCAG CGTTCTCGGGGATGAGGTTGTAGGCATCTGGTCGCGGAACACAGACAAAGCGGACGTCACTTGCGCCTGCGTGTCGCACTCAGGCCTCAATGTGGTTACAGGCGATGACTTTGGAATGGTCAAGCTCTTTGAATTTCCATGTCCAGACAAGTTT gcAAAACATAAGCGCTTTTTGGGCCATTCAGCTCACTTGACAAATATTCGCATCACAAACGGAGACCGCTTCGTGGTGAGTGCTGGTGGAGATGACAGAAGGTATGACTTCAAATTACATCATAATTCTCAAACCACTTAG